From Mucilaginibacter gotjawali:
CCAATTGATGTATGTGGATGAGGGTGCTGCCATCCGTTCTTAAAACCTCAACACTGTCGCGTGCGGTTTTTACAGTATAGGGTCCGGCATTTACGGCTTTGTTGGCAAGCAATGTAACAGGCGTGCCGTTAAGGTCTTTGATATTAATGTCGCAATCCAGGTGAGTTTCGGGAGCAGGGGCACCCTGGTCGTGGTAAACGGAGTTGATCCTCAGAAATTCCTTGTCTTCCCCCAAATTGGCATAGCTGATCACCTTACTGTGAACAACAAACGCGTTCGATCCGATAATATAGGCGTATTTCATGATATGGGTTTTTTAATAGATAATAGCAGAAATGACGAAAATGTTTATACTATTTTTTTAAAACCGGCAGAAATAAAACAGGGGGTGTTAAAGGTATTAAAGGAATCTTCGGGAACGTTACCGGAAATAAAAAATGCGTTCCGTATCTCACCCCGGAACGCATTACAACATCATCAATCAAATAATGTTGATCAACTAAATCTCAGACCTCATGTTTACTGATCATCCAAGTTCTTTATTTGAAAAATACCAGTCAGATTGCGACCGGCAGTTTAGAAATGCATTTGGTTTCCCGGAGCAAAATTAATGCCCAAGTGTTTTATTTTCAGCTATTTTGCCAAACAGCTTACTTTTAACGGGGGCTTTGTAATATTATTATGTAATATAACGTAAAATTAAGAATATTTTAGAAAAATTGTATCAGGTTGTGTTTTTTGTTTTAAATTATTCTGCAAAAATAGTGTTGCTACGATGAAATACATATTATTATTAGTGATCGTCCTGATGCGCTTTGCCGGCTTCGCTCAAAAAAACACAGCCGCTGCAATAAAGCGATTTGAGGCCGAAGCCAGGGCGGTTACCATCATTCGTGATAACTGGGGTATCCCTCATATTTATGGTAAAACCGATGCTGACGCTGTTTTTGGGCTGATGTATGCTGAATGCGAAGACAATTTTAAAGGCATCGAACAAAATTATTTATACCAGCTGGGCAAACTTACCGAAGTAGATGGCGACAAAAGTTTATACCAGGATATACAGTTACAAATGATTGCGGACACAGCTGACGCGATAAAAGATTATCAAACCGCACAACCCGGATTTCGTAAACTATTGGATGCTTTTGCCGACGGGTTGAACTATTATCTATACAAGCACCCTGAGGTTAAACCGGCTGTTTTTCAGTATTTTGAACCCTGGTATGCGCTCATGTTTACGGATGGCAGCGTATCCGCCACCGTTACGGGCGGCTTAACCCTGGAAGATACACGCAATTTGTTTGGTAAGGGGGATGAAAAGCTGGGCGCTATTAATAAACCTGCAGTTGACGAAAGGGAGACAGGATCAAACGGTTTTGCCATAGCGCCATCGCGTTCGGCATCGGGGCATGCGCTGTTGTATATCAATCCGCATGTGCCTTTTTATTTCCGCAGCGAGGTGCAAATGGCAAGTGATGAAGGGCTTAACGTTTACGGCGCAGTTACCTGGGGGCAGTTTTTTGTTTACCAGGGCTTTAACCGGCACTGCGGCTGGATGCATACCAGCAGTAATGCCGATGTAGGCGACCTGTATGCCGAAAAGGTTGTTAAAAAAGACGGCCATTGGTTTTACGAATACAACGGCGCATTAAAACCGGTTAATGAACGTAAGCTGGTAATAAAAGTTAAAACAGGCGATCATACCGAAGAAAAAACAATTACCGGTTATTATACCCACCATGGGCCGGTACTGGGCAGCCGCGAGGGCAAATGGCTGGCGCTGAAAGCCAATAACCGGTCGTACAACGCCCTGCTTGAATCCTGGCTCATTACTAAGGCCAATACTTTTGCTGAATATAAAAAAGCGATGGGCCTGCTTTCCAACGGCACCAATAATACGGTTTATGCCGACGACCAGGGTAATATTGCATTTTGGTATGGCAATTTTATGCCGAAACGCGACCCGAAAGTCGACTGGACCTTACCTGTAGACGGTACCACCCCGGCAACCGAATGGCAGGGACTGCACACGGTGGATGAAATTGTCCATGTGTATAACCCCGCTACGGGCTGGATCCAGAATTGCAATTCAACTCCTTATGCATCATCTGGCAAAAGCAGCCCCGATAAAAATAAATACCCGGCGTACATGGCGCCCGACGGGCAAAACTACCGCGCTGTAAATGCCATTAAATTATTAAAGGATGCCAGGCAACTTACACTTGACGGCCTTATTGCCAAAGGGTACGACCATTACCTGGCCGCCTTTGATGTTTTGCTGCCGGCCCTGTTTAAGGCTTACGATACAGCGCCCGATTCGGAAAAGCAGCCGCTTGCCGAACCCATAACCGTATTAAAACGATGGGATAAACGTTCGGCTATCAATTCAGTCGCCACCACGCTTGCGGTGGAATGGGGAACCCTGATGATGCGCTCAATGCCCCCGGCCAAAACGGCCGAAGCAGCTGTTTACGTAACGGATAGGGTGGACAATATGGTGAACACCCTGCCGCAACGTATTTATACCGGTAATTTAAAACAAGCAGTAATTGATTTAGGTAAGCGCTATGGAACATGGAAGCTGCCATGGGGCGACATCAACCGCTACCAGCGCCCTGCAGACGGTATTACCTTTAGCGATAGCCGGCCAAGCCTGCCTGTTGGGCAAACTTCGTCGTTGTTTGGGCAGCTGCCATCATTTGTGAGCCGAACCATGAATACACAAAAACGGTATGGCTATTCGGGCAATAGTTTTATTGCAGCTGTGGAATTTGGTACCCGAATTAAGGCAAAAAGCATTATAACCGGCGGAGAATCATTCAATTCCACTTCAAAAAACTATACAGACCAGGCTGGCATGTATATTGAAGGTAAGTTTAAAGATGTATGGTTTTATAAAAAAGAGGTGTTGAAACATGCCGCAAAAACATACCATCCGGGAATGTGAGTGAAGATCAAAATAAGTATATTTGAGTAACCATTACTTTTTACCATGAAAAAATACCTGTTCCTTTTACCTTTACTGCTTTTAGGCAGCGCCAAAATGTACGGGCAAAGCATCAAATTTGACCAGCTGGTTAACCTGGCAACCCTGAATAATGATGCGGTGTATGCCACCCTTAAACAGGGCAATGCTTTTAAACAGGATTACCTTGAAGAGGTAGACGGGCAGCAAATGGAATATTTTAACAGTATTGGTGCAAAACCCGGTTCTGAAAAAATTGCAGCCGGAAGCTTTGTTAAACTTTATAATGGTACCGTATTGCGTACGCTTGAATATACCTCAACTGATGTGCAAAACATCATTAATATGGCGGGGCAGGCGAAAAGGTATGGGCTGGATCTGCTGTTTCGGGGTGTTGACGAAACCGATAACATTTATTTGTACTCCAATAGTCTTTACATGGTGAATATCCGCATTCGCCGTGACCAGACCATGGGCGTTGTTGAGATTAAGCAGAAAGAATACCTTGGGTTGGAGTAATACTTGATTTATTGATCATCCTATTATTATATTTTTCCGAACATCATCATTAATGCTATTAACATGAAAAAGTTCAAGAAAATACTTTTGTGTTATGCTGTGGTTTTAGCCGTTGCCGCATTTTATGCCGACTTTCTTTCGCATCAAAAACTCCCTTACCTGCAGGTTATTAATTTTGCATTGTCAATTTTAAATTTCACGCTCATCGGCATCCTGCTTTACCATTGGGATAAAGTAAGGCGGTGGAACCTGGAAATTGAGCATGCTGTAGAAAATGCTGAGCCGGAACCTGAAAACGCACTTGCAGCAGGTTAACCTGAATGGTCATGCAGGATCTTCCAGCCATATTTGGTATGGATCATTACCAGCGAATACCTGCCCGATCGATCAGGTAGATTATTCCCATACAAGGTAAATGCCCCGGTTAATAAAGCATAATTATCACCCAATAGCCTCACTTTCATGTCCGAATAACGCAGATTTTGTTTGGGCATCTTACCGTTAAAGTATTTATTTACATACAAAGCCCTTATGGCATCCAAACCTACCGGGCCCGACGGCATCATCATCGTTGCTGATGGATCGTACAGGTTCATGAAACTTTCCAGGTCTCCCTTATTCCATTCAGCAGCCGAACTGTCCATTGCTGCGGTAATTTGCGCAGTGGCGGCATCAGCATTAGTTGCCTGGGCATGTACTTTTGTGGTGGCAAACGCAAAAAGCAGCAACATCACCGCTAAAATCCCTTTTTTATAATACATCAATTTTTGATTTTTCAATTTTACACTTAAACCCGTCCTGCCGTAAGGCAGGTTTCACCTTTCACCTTTCACCTTTCACCTTTCACCTTTCACCTTTCACCTTTCACCTTTCACCTTTCACCTTTCACCTTTCACCTTTCACCTTTTCTTCGACGCCTTCGCCGTTGGGTTAAAAGCCAGGCAAAGCTTTATCCAGTGGTCAAAATCCTGCTGTCGATGAAAACCTTCCGGGCTTACGTAAACATAATCCCTGGCGGGTTTATCGCGGGCCATTACCATCTGGCGCACATCGTTGTTCTCCAGCGCTGCTTCCATCTCATTGGCGCCAATACGGCATAGCAGGTCATCATGGCTAACGCAAACACACATTTTGCCATTCACCATAAAATATACCCCGCTAAACATTTCTTTTTCCTCCACATCGGGCAAATGCTGCAGGGCTTCCCGTACGCGGTCTGCAAGTGGGTTGTTGTATTTGGCCATTTTATTTTAGTTAGATAAAAAATATTTTCACCCTCTTTACGGCTTGCCGTAGAGGGGGTCGGAGAGCCTGTTTGCCGGCAGGCAGGCGAAGCGAATCCGGGGTGAGTAAACTCGCCGCAATTCATTGGCGGTAATGTCCGCCGGGGTCGACTCACCCTGCCATCGCTACGCTTGGCATCCCTCTCTTCAGCAAGCGGTAAAGAGGGATAGGAAGTTTTATTACAACCCTTACAACACACTACAACTTAATCAACCTAATCTAACTCAATCAACTTTTCCCCCAACCCAACCTTCTCCCAATCCCTATAAAACTACGATGGTTTAGCGGAAATTCCAAAATCACATGGGTAAGGCTCAGTAGAAACAGCCATTTAATACCTAGGCGGTAATTGTAAAAATACAAAGCTACGGATGCGATCCAAACCACGCCGATAAAGACTGCCCTTACCATACTGATTTGGTGCCAGTCGATGATGCGCGTTTTGCTGAACCAGTTGATATAATGGTAGGTATAAGCAAAGGCAATAAGCCTTGTTAGTAAAATGCTGATGGAGTTATTAAAAATATCAAGCTTATTATTTTTTAGGGTGACGGTATTAAGGCGGCCAAAATCGCCATAGCTATGAATGGCCCAGTTTGCGGTGCTATTATGCCAATGGGTAAACAACACACATAACAATACCGGGCAGGCCAAAAAAATGAAAAAGGCTATGTAGCCAGAAATAATTTTGTCTTTCAGCGCTCCAAATAGCATAAAGGCCCCGGTAAAAAAATAAACGTGGATGAGCGTAGGCACATACAATCCGAAAATGGTTTGCAGCAGGTTATTCCCCAATATAAAATAACCCGCCACAATGAGCAGGCAAAAAGCAAGCGCACGGTAAAGCATACTGCCGGTAACCAGCAAAATAAAGGAAAGCCCGAAGGCATAAAAAATGATATAGCCGTAAGGCAACTTCAATAAATAGGCAATGATCGCGACCGCGACAACAATGGCGTAGTCGTATTTTTTTAAGGTGAAAAACTTGCGTTCATTTAACCACGAAATCTCGGTAAGGTAATGCGCAGGCCCTAATATGGCGTACGACAACAGCACCAGCTCAAACGGAATAACCACCGCCAGGCAAGCCGATAACAGCATCGCAAGGATGTTGTAGTAATTTATCCTGTTTAATTGGGTGTTGGTCATTGAGTTAAGGCAGATATTTCTCCCGGACTTTCGGACTTTCCCGACTTTCGGACTTTTTCTAAAAATAAATTAAAATCTTTTAAAAACACAATCGTCTCTATCTTTAAACAATCATACAATTGACAACAGCCGTAATGTCCGCAGAAAAAAACAACACTATCATACAAGCCATTGGTGCGTATGGTAAAAATCTGCTGGGCTTTATCAGGCGAAGGGTTAAGAATGATGCCGATGCTGAAGACATCCTGCAGGATGTATGGTACCAGTTCAGCTCGGTATTAAATTCCGAACCTATTGAACAAACCGGCGCCTGGCTTTACCGGGTAGCTCGCAACAAAATTATTGACAAACATAAAAAACATACAGAAACGTTACTGGATGACATGATTGTGGATGATGATGAGGACGAGGCGCTGGATTTTAAGGCCATCCTGATGACGGAAGCAACCACCCCCGAAACGCAATATTTGCGCAACCTGTTTTGGGAGCAATTGTTTATAGCGCTGGATGAGCTGCCCGAAGAGCAAAGGCAGGTGTTTATCTGGCAGGAGCTTGACGATATTCCCTTTAAAGAGATAGCCGAACGTACCGGCGAGAAAATACAAACGCTGGTATCGCGCAAGCGGTATGCGGTACTACACCTGCGCCAAAGGCTGCGCCAGTTGTATGATGAAATAACTGAATATTAAAATATTAAAAAGATAAAAGATGAAACCATTTTTATACAGAGGGCGATTTATATTTATTCCGATAGCAATTGCCGCCTTCGTTGCACTCACCGGGTTTGTGGTGATGAATTTATGGAACTGGCTGATCCCGGCCATTTTCCACCTCGGATTTATTGATTTTTGGCAGGCTGTGGGCTTGTTTGTACTGAGCAAAATACTTTTTGGCTTTGGTAAAGGCGGACGCGGAATGCATGGCGGTGCGCCCTGGATGCGCCACCGCATGGAAGAACGCTTTAAAAACATGACGCCCGAAGAAAAGGAGCAGTTTAAGGAAAAAATGAGGCAAAGAT
This genomic window contains:
- a CDS encoding penicillin acylase family protein, which translates into the protein MKYILLLVIVLMRFAGFAQKNTAAAIKRFEAEARAVTIIRDNWGIPHIYGKTDADAVFGLMYAECEDNFKGIEQNYLYQLGKLTEVDGDKSLYQDIQLQMIADTADAIKDYQTAQPGFRKLLDAFADGLNYYLYKHPEVKPAVFQYFEPWYALMFTDGSVSATVTGGLTLEDTRNLFGKGDEKLGAINKPAVDERETGSNGFAIAPSRSASGHALLYINPHVPFYFRSEVQMASDEGLNVYGAVTWGQFFVYQGFNRHCGWMHTSSNADVGDLYAEKVVKKDGHWFYEYNGALKPVNERKLVIKVKTGDHTEEKTITGYYTHHGPVLGSREGKWLALKANNRSYNALLESWLITKANTFAEYKKAMGLLSNGTNNTVYADDQGNIAFWYGNFMPKRDPKVDWTLPVDGTTPATEWQGLHTVDEIVHVYNPATGWIQNCNSTPYASSGKSSPDKNKYPAYMAPDGQNYRAVNAIKLLKDARQLTLDGLIAKGYDHYLAAFDVLLPALFKAYDTAPDSEKQPLAEPITVLKRWDKRSAINSVATTLAVEWGTLMMRSMPPAKTAEAAVYVTDRVDNMVNTLPQRIYTGNLKQAVIDLGKRYGTWKLPWGDINRYQRPADGITFSDSRPSLPVGQTSSLFGQLPSFVSRTMNTQKRYGYSGNSFIAAVEFGTRIKAKSIITGGESFNSTSKNYTDQAGMYIEGKFKDVWFYKKEVLKHAAKTYHPGM
- a CDS encoding YybH family protein; translated protein: MKNQKLMYYKKGILAVMLLLFAFATTKVHAQATNADAATAQITAAMDSSAAEWNKGDLESFMNLYDPSATMMMPSGPVGLDAIRALYVNKYFNGKMPKQNLRYSDMKVRLLGDNYALLTGAFTLYGNNLPDRSGRYSLVMIHTKYGWKILHDHSG
- a CDS encoding TfoX/Sxy family protein, with the protein product MAKYNNPLADRVREALQHLPDVEEKEMFSGVYFMVNGKMCVCVSHDDLLCRIGANEMEAALENNDVRQMVMARDKPARDYVYVSPEGFHRQQDFDHWIKLCLAFNPTAKASKKR
- a CDS encoding RNA polymerase sigma factor yields the protein MSAEKNNTIIQAIGAYGKNLLGFIRRRVKNDADAEDILQDVWYQFSSVLNSEPIEQTGAWLYRVARNKIIDKHKKHTETLLDDMIVDDDEDEALDFKAILMTEATTPETQYLRNLFWEQLFIALDELPEEQRQVFIWQELDDIPFKEIAERTGEKIQTLVSRKRYAVLHLRQRLRQLYDEITEY